tggggaagctggttttcatgatctttttagtcccccaagtattgaggagaaaattttctttgatgatactttgcctcccatatatgatgattatgatgatagtggtcttttggtgccacctactatggagagtaaattttgttgtgattatactatgcctccaacacttgatgagaataataatgatagctactttgttgaatttgctcccactacatctaataaaattgattatgcttatgtggagagtaataattttatgcatgagactcatgataagaatgctttatgtgatagttatattgttgagttttctcatgatactactgaaagttattatgagagaggaaaatatggtagtagaaattttcatgttactaaaacacctctctatgtgctgaatttttttaagctacacttgttctatcttcctatgcttgttactttgctcttcatgaacttgtttatttacaagattcctatgcataggaagcatgttagacttaaatgtgttttgaatttgcctcttgatgctcttttttgcttcaaatactatttcttgcgagtgcatcattaaaactgctgagcccatcttgatggctataaagaaagaacttcttgggagataacccatgtgttattttgctacagtactttgttttatatttgtgtcttggaagttgtttactactgtagcaatctctccttatcttagttttgtgttttgttgtgccaagtaaagtctttgatagtaaagtcaatactagatttggattactgcgcagaaactgttttcttgctgtcacgaatctgggcctaattctctataggtaactcagaaaattatgccaatttacgtgagtgatcctcagatatgtacgcaactttcattcaatttgagcattttcatctgagaaagtctggtgccattttaaaattcgtctttacggactgttctgttttgacagattctgccttttatttcgcattgcttctttcgctatgttgggtggatttctttgttcctttaccttccagtagctttgggcaatgtccagaagtgttaagaatgattgtgtcacctctgaacatgtggatttttgattatgcactaaccctctaatgagtttgtttcgagtttggtgtggaggaagttttcaagggtcaagagaggaggatgatatactacgatcaaggagagtgaaagctctaagcttggggatgccccggtggttcacccctgcatattctaagaagactcaagcgtctaagcttggggatgcccaaggcatccccttcttcatcgacaacattatcaggttcctcccctgaaactatatttttattccatcacatcttatgtgctttgcttggagcgtcggtttgtttttgttttttgttttgtttgaataaaatggatcctagcattcactttatgggagagagacacgctccgctgtagcatatggacaagtatgtccttagtttctactcatagtattcatggcgaagttccttcttcgttaaattgttatatggttggaattggaaaatgatacatgtagtaattgctataaatgtcttgggtaatgtgatacttggcaattgttgtgctcatgtttaagctcttgcatcatatgcttttcacccattaatgaagaaatacatagagcatgctaaaatttggtttgcatatttggtttctctaaagtctagataatttctagtattgagtttgaacaacaaggaagacggtgtagagtcctataatgtttacaatatgtcttttatgtgagttttgctgcaccggttcatccttgtgtttgtttcaaataaaccttgctagcctaaaccttgtatcgagagggaatacttctcatgcatccaaaatacttgagccaaccactatgccatttgtgtccaccatacctacctactacatggtatttctccgccattccaaagtaaattgcttgagtgctacctttaaaattccatcattcgcctttacaatatatagctcatgggacaaatagcttaaaaactattgtggtattgaatatgtacttatgcactttatctcttattaagttgcttgttgtgcgataaccatgtttctggggacgccatcaactattctttgttgaatatcatgtgagttgctatgcatgttcgtcttgtctgaagtaagagagatctaccaccttatggttaagcatgcatattgttagagaagaacattgggccgctaactaaagccatgattcatggtggaagtttcagttttggacaaatatcctcaatctcatatgagaaaattattaattgttgttacatgcttatgcataaaagaggagtccattatctgttgtctatgttatcccggtatggatgtctaagttgagaataatcaatagcgagaaatccaatgcgagctttctccttagacctttgtacaggcggcatagaggtacccctttgtgacacttggttaaaacatgtgcattgtgatgatccggtagtccgagctaattaggacaaggtgcgggcactattagtatactatgcatgaggcttgcaacttgtaagatataatttacatgatacatatgctttattactaccgttgacaaaattgtttcatgttttcaaaatcaaagctctagcacaaatatagcaatcgatgcttttcctctatgaggaccattcttttacttttattgttgagtcagttcacctatttctctctacctcaagaagcaaacacttgtgtgaactgtgcattgattcctacatatttgcatattgcacttgttatattactctatgttgacaattatccatgagatatacatgttacaagttgaaagcaactgctgaaacttaatcttcttttatgttgcttcaatacctttactttgaattattgctttatgagttaactcttatgcaagacttattgatgcttgtcttgaagtgctattcatgaaaagtctttgctatatgattcacttgtttactcatgtcatatacattgttttgatcgctgcattcactacatatgctttacaaatagtatgatcaagattatgatggcatgtcactccgtaaattatctgtgttatcgttttacctgctcgggacgagcagaactaagcttggggatgctgatacgtctccaacgtatcgataatttcttatgttccatgccacattattgatgttatctacatgttttatgcacactttatgtcatattcgtgcattttctggaactaacctattaacaagatgccgaagtgccagttgttgttttctgctgtttttggtttcagaaatcctagtaacgaaatattctcggaatcggacgaaatcaacgcccaggttcctattttcaccggaagcatccagaacacacgagaaggaccagaggggggcactgggcccccagaccataggccggcgcggcccaggccctggccgcgccgccatatggtgtggccaccccttcagccctcctgcgccgcctcttcgcctatttaaagcctccgtcgcgaaaaccctgatgcgttcgacgaaacccacagaaaccttccagagccgccgccatcgcgaggccaagatctgggggacaggagtctctgttccggcacgccgccggaacggggaagtgccccgcatcgacaccgctgccatctccaccgccatcttcatcaccgctgctgctcccatgaggagggagtagttctccatcgaggctcggggctgtaccggtagctatgtggttcatctctctcctatgtgcttcaatacaataatctcatgagctgctttacatgattgagattcatatgatgatgcttgtaatctagatgtcattatgctagtcaagtgagttttacttatgtgatctccggagactccttgtcccacgtgtgtaaaggtgacagtgtgtgcaccgtgtgggtcgcttaggctatatttcacagaatacttattcactgatgaatggcatagtgaggtgcttatttatatctctttatgattgcaatgtatttgtatcacaatttatctatgtgctactctagcaatgttattaaagtagttttattcctcctgcacgatgtaatggtgacagtgtgtgcatccgtgttagtacttggtttatgctatgatcatgatctcttgtagattgcgaagttaactattgctatgacagtattgatgtgatctattcctcctacatatgcatgaaggtgacagtgtgcatgctatgttagtacttggtttagtcttttgatctatcttacactctaaggttacttaaatatgaacattgaattgtggagcttgttaactccggcattgagggttcgtgtaatcctacgcaatgtgttcatcatccaacaagagtgtagagtatgcatttatctattctgttatgtgatcaatgttgagagtgtccactagtgaaagtctaatccctaggccttgttcctaaatactgctatcgctgcttgtttactgttttactgcgttactactgttgcaatactaccaccatcaactacacgccagcaagctattttctggcaccgttgctactgctcatatatattcataccacctgtatttcactatctcttcgccgaactagtgcacctattaggtgtgttggggacacaagagacttcttgctttgtggttgcagggttgcatgagagggatatctttgacctcttcctccctgagttcgataaaccttgggtgatccacttaagggaaaacttgctgctgttctacaaacctctgctcttggaggcccaacactgtctacaggaaaaggaggggggcgtagacatcagtacgcTAGTGCTAAGTGGTGCCCAATATTCCCTAGCTCCCCTATACAGTGGGGCACCTATACATGGTGCGCCATTGGTATGTCTAGGAGATGGATCAAACCTTGGTCAAACGTAGTGTAGTGACACACTATTCACCAGGTACACCATTGGTAATTGTGATAGCTATGGTGCACCACTAGAATGTGCGCCACTGCTAGCGATATTATGACTATGCTTTTTCTAGTAGTGGCACATGCATCAGAATAGCCATGTTTGGTGACATAGGATCGAGGGGAGGGCGTCTAGGATGGCGCCCGACCCGGGGCATGCCCAAGGCCGAGGTTGCCGAGAAAGACGTGGGGGAAGAGGCCATAGTCAACCATCGATGTCCCCTTCACCACCGTTGTCCCCGTCGCCACCGTCATCACCCGAGTCCGTCGCCATCGACCTCTCCGGGTTTGATTTCGGTGTCACCATCCACTTAGGCGTGGATTGGGATAGGATGCACCTCCCTGAGAAGTACACGTCGGTGGTCGATGGGCAAGAGTCCCACGAGCTCATATTGCTGGTGCAGGGCGGCTCGATCAGCTAGTGGTCCGTGGAGGAGTTGTTCGACCGCGCCGACCATTACAAAAAAAGTTAATATCTACCACGACATTTTTTTGTCGGCTAATGGGTGTTTTTCGTCGCTAAAGAGTCTAAGGCGACGAAACGGGTTCTGTGGTGCATATCGCGTCACCGAAGGATCCACCATGAATTTTCGAATCGAGGGGTATCGAGGGGTCTTTGTCGATGAAAATTTGAACCGTGTCAAAAGAGTTCGGAGGAGTCcgatgactgctgacgtcatgataACTAACACGTGACAGTCGCCGTTAACTGGCCGGTAACGTCGTTAACTAGACAGATGTTCGTAGTAGATGACAGAACCACACAAGACCTgctacgtcttaagcgggccggcacaATAAGAAAAAATGGACCATCCTAGTTACATATTGGGTCGGGCCAACTGCCtaggtttgactagtcaactacataattgggccggcccattaattacGCGGGCTAGACAGGATGTTTTGGTTTGACCAGTCAACTTGCTAAATGAGCCCAATTAATAATCATGTCGGGCCAAATGTCTTTTTGTGACCGGTCAATGAGCTAAATGGGCCAGCCTAATGTCAAAATTGAATGTCCGTGTCTTGCTTCCTTTCTTATTCATATTTTTATTTGTTAGTGCAGCTTACATTCAgttttgcatttattttattttatataaAAACACATAAAAAATGTTGCGGACTTTATTTTACTTACAAGGCGGGAGAAGCGCTAAGTTGTGTAACTACACAAATATTATCACTGCGATATTTATTACCAATTCTGTTAAATCATGTGAAATaaaatttgatttttttgaaatCAGTCGTAGGCATGGAATGATGGGAGACACCGTGTCTGGGGTATTCATAGATCCATACCGGGTTTATCGTCCCGAAATTGATTGGTTCACGTCCCTCTATCGAAAAATCGATCAAGAGATGCATACCCTCACTGCACCCTAGTTTTGCCAGCCTCTAAATCTCGTCCCCCTTTCTCGTCGTCCCTCGGTCCCTCCATACTGGAAACATGGCCACTATGGGTTGCATCAGTGGGAAGATCGGACATCAGGGAAAGTTTCAGAGATGGCCGGCATCCGCCATGGCTCTATCTAAAAGTTCCATCTCAGATAAGATGTACGTGCTGGTGCTGGTGTTGGTCCGCCGATACAATGTAGAAACTTGGTAGCTCGGATAATGCTAATCTCTTGACCTTGTTTTATGTTGTTTGCTAGGCTGGATTCGCTCGATTGCTAGAAAATATTTCGTCTGTTCCAAATTATCTGTGGCCGCTTTTGTCTAATTTAGATTTGCTCATTTTAGAGATAAAAAAAACTGATATAACTAATTTCGGGTGACAGGAAGAAGTTTGAATTGAGTTGCTACCTGCCAACTTGTGTCCACGAATTCTAGTCGACACACAACAACAAAAACCATGCTTGGATTGTGGCCACGGAAGAGCTAGTACAGACTGAACCACTTGCAACGTATGCTTGCAACCACACACACAAACACACTATAAGATAGCACGCACCACCCAAGCAGTTTTTGCCAACAGCACATGCGAATCACTCGCATTCAGAAAAAAAAGTTGATGTATACATATGTAGCATACCACGGCGCTAGCTGAATCCATGGCGAAATTCTGGCTGCTGCTGCTCCTCTTGGCGTTCCTCTTGCCCCTGTCAAGCGCGACGCCATGCCACCCCGATGACCTACACGCACTGCAGGGCTTCGCTGGGAGTCTCAGCGGTGGGGGTGTCCTCCTCCGTGCCGCGTGGTTCGGCGCTTCATGCTGTAGTTGGGGAGGTGTGGGCTGCGACGGCGCAAGCGGCCGCGTCATAACGTTGTGGCTCCCCGGGCACGGCCTCGAGGGGGCCATCCCAGGAGCATGTTTGGCGGGCCTCGCGCACCTACAGGCGCTCAATCTTGCCAACAACAGACTGATGGGCACCATCCCATCGTGGTTCGGTGAGCTTGACCACCTTCGCTACTTGGATCTCTCTGGTAATTCATTAGTTGGCGGGGTGCCCAAGAGTTTGCACATACGGTTCAAGGGTCTCAGCACCGCTCGTCGTTCACTTGGCATGGCTTTCACTAACATGCCATTGCATGTGGAACGTAGCAGAAGAGCACTCCTCCAACAACCAAATACAATAACTGGAACTAACAACAGTGTCAGATCTGGGAGCAACAATGTTGTTTCTGGGAACGACAACACTGTCATATCTGGGAACAGTAACACCGTCTCTGGGGCCAACAACACTGTCGTAACCGGGAGTAACAATGTCATAACTGGCAGCAACCATGTCGTATCGGGAAACAACCATGTCGTAACCGACAACAACAATAATGTATCCGGGAACAGCAATACTGTATCCGGGAGCTTCCAAACTGTCACCGGTAGCCACAATACTGTATCTGGGAGCCGCAATACCGTATCTGGCAGCAATGATACCGTATCTGGAAGCAACCATGTCGTACCTGGAAGCAACCAAGTCGTGACAGGAGGTTAATGATCTGGAATGTTTCCACCTTACCTAAGGGAGCTCACGACCTTACCCAAGTTCAGTGTAGCTCAAACTATCACTTGGTGTGGTGGGTTATGTAACTTGGTGGATATATCATCCTTTTCCTAAACTAAATAAAACTTATGTTGGCATGAATATCAACCACGGCTTGCAGCTGATGTGGACCAAGCATGTTTCTTATGTACAAATTTGCATCGTGGATGTATGCATGACAGCATGTTTCTGGGATGTGTGATGGATGGTGTTTTATAATGATTTTGCTTCACATGGTGAATTATAACCGCCTAATGCCAGCCGGTTATACACTTGTCTTGTGCAAGTGCCAATGTTCAATGTGGAATGGCTGGGTtcgccactgctatcacgcccCTGCTAACTGGTAATCTAAATAGCAGTGGCACATCACCTAGTGTGCCACTCCTATTTCGTCGAGGTGCGCCAATGCGCAAAAAAGAGGTGTGTCACTGGTAAAATTTGGATCTGGATCTAGAGCtggattttttcgattttttttttttttttgcctttttcgGTTTTCGTTCTAGTATGCAACTTGGCACGttctgaagaagaggaaggaaGGGTCAGCCGATTGGAGGAGAGGAtgcggaggagaaggaggaggagtggaggaagagtggatgaggaggaggaggccggagttGGAGaaggagtggaggaggaggaggaggaggaggtcggagTTGGAGaattggaggaggaggaggccggagttGGAGCAGTGGAGGAGGGAGTGGAAGAGGAGGCCGGAGTGGAGGAGGATGccagatttggaggagaaggaggGAGCCGGAGTGGAGGAGGACGccgaagtggaggaggaggaagaggaaagaGTTGGAGGAGAAGGGAGTGGAGGAGTAGCAGAGGAGGAGAGAAAGAGGAGAGGATGGAGGAAATGTGTGGAGGAGGAAGGAGGGTGGGGATAAGGGTAAAGGGCGGCCGGCCATTTCAAATTTTGAAGGAGGGAAACTTAGCAGGGCGCACCCCAtggcttggtgcgccactgctattcttttctttttctgaaatttctgtccgaaatctaaaacct
This region of Lolium perenne isolate Kyuss_39 chromosome 2, Kyuss_2.0, whole genome shotgun sequence genomic DNA includes:
- the LOC127335053 gene encoding uncharacterized protein, whose protein sequence is MAKFWLLLLLLAFLLPLSSATPCHPDDLHALQGFAGSLSGGGVLLRAAWFGASCCSWGGVGCDGASGRVITLWLPGHGLEGAIPGACLAGLAHLQALNLANNRLMGTIPSWFGELDHLRYLDLSGNSLVGGVPKSLHIRFKGLSTARRSLGMAFTNMPLHVERSRRALLQQPNTITGTNNSVRSGSNNVVSGNDNTVISGNSNTVSGANNTVVTGSNNVITGSNHVVSGNNHVVTDNNNNVSGNSNTVSGSFQTVTGSHNTVSGSRNTVSGSNDTVSGSNHVVPGSNQVVTGG